From Nitrospirae bacterium YQR-1, a single genomic window includes:
- a CDS encoding 3-isopropylmalate dehydrogenase: MAKSYDIGVIAGDGTGPEVIRESVKVLKAAAARFGFGVNFTEYDFGGTRYLRTGEVLPDSAVDELRRHKTILLGAIGHPDVKPGILEKGILLRLRFELDMYINLRPVKLFPGVECPLKDKTPADIDFVVIRENTEGLYAGAGGFFKKGTPDEVAVQESINTRKGVERCIRYAFEYCKKRNAGNKLTLCGKTNVLTYAFDLWERVFYEVAEQYPGIKADYAHVDAITMWFVKNPEWFDVIVTDNMFGDIITDLGAMIQGGMGIAAGGNINPGGTSMFEPIGGSAPKYTGANIINPLAAICAGGLLLDYLGETEAGKAIEQVVMEVTGKRLKSLAAGHMGHSTSEVGDMVADGVSVSVVK; the protein is encoded by the coding sequence ATGGCAAAAAGTTATGATATAGGGGTAATAGCAGGGGATGGAACCGGACCGGAGGTTATACGGGAAAGCGTAAAGGTGCTGAAGGCTGCTGCTGCGCGTTTCGGCTTCGGAGTGAATTTTACGGAATATGATTTCGGCGGTACTAGGTACTTGAGAACCGGTGAGGTTCTGCCGGATAGTGCGGTGGATGAGTTACGCAGGCATAAGACCATCCTTTTAGGTGCGATAGGGCACCCTGACGTTAAACCAGGCATATTGGAGAAGGGAATATTGCTCCGCCTTCGCTTTGAACTCGATATGTATATAAATCTGAGGCCGGTAAAGCTCTTTCCCGGCGTTGAGTGTCCGCTTAAGGATAAAACCCCTGCAGATATTGACTTTGTCGTTATAAGAGAGAATACGGAGGGGCTTTATGCCGGAGCCGGCGGATTTTTCAAGAAAGGTACTCCGGATGAGGTAGCTGTACAGGAATCCATAAACACAAGAAAAGGCGTTGAGCGTTGCATTAGGTATGCCTTTGAGTACTGCAAAAAAAGAAATGCAGGAAATAAACTAACCCTTTGCGGTAAGACTAACGTGCTTACCTATGCCTTTGACCTTTGGGAGAGGGTATTTTATGAGGTTGCAGAGCAATACCCAGGCATCAAGGCGGACTATGCACATGTTGATGCCATAACGATGTGGTTTGTTAAAAACCCTGAGTGGTTTGACGTTATTGTAACAGACAACATGTTTGGAGATATAATCACAGACCTTGGAGCTATGATTCAAGGCGGGATGGGAATCGCCGCAGGGGGCAATATAAACCCCGGTGGTACCTCGATGTTTGAGCCTATTGGTGGTTCAGCCCCTAAATACACCGGAGCAAACATCATAAATCCGCTTGCCGCTATTTGTGCCGGCGGCCTGCTGCTGGACTATCTGGGAGAGACTGAAGCTGGTAAAGCCATAGAGCAGGTTGTTATGGAGGTTACCGGTAAGCGTCTTAAGAGCCTTGCCGCGGGACACATGGGACACTCTACCTCTGAGGTTGGAGACATGGTTGCAGACGGGGTTAGCGTCTCTGTGGTTAAATGA
- a CDS encoding BatD family protein: protein MKKLTVLLLLMVLTVAAVVSAADVNFELSAGKTTLAQGEGTQLILTFNGDRSLPQPKIPPIDDFSINYIGSSTRMSMVNGVMTSSVSYNYSLVPMKKGEFKIGPFSVQHDGKTYTSNAITLNVTDAQVGSAQPPPGHTPQKSKDAGDIKDRVFITLKPSKTTVYINEIFTVKVKLHVRDISVGDVNFPLVAESGLSVSGFNKPAQSRETISGITYETLEFTATAFAATAADSLKLGPATLECSIMIKETRRMFPGGIFDDDFFNNVMGTVRAEPVKLKSEAVALKVLPLPQEGKPNGFKGAIGKFELNTSVTPENVKTGDPVTLKMAFTGHGNFNTITKPELSENANLRYYEPQTKQDKDSKSFEEAVIPLTNTVTEIPEIVFSFFDPEQKSYKTIRKGPFPIKVTAAAASAAARIVEPSTTGKPSAEKEVLVKDVVFIKEHPGKLIKIKDTQRQLYQNPVFLLALILPLLIYTGALIHAKRSRALRNNPGYAKALRAPKRAREGIKLAGNYLRATNPEGFYNAVHKTVYEYLGGKLHLPPGETAGDKIFTLLEQKGIETQTLREIFNACDIARYARAGTEQISEMEKIYKHLEDFIIKMEKDLK, encoded by the coding sequence ATGAAAAAACTGACAGTACTGTTGTTATTGATGGTGTTGACAGTGGCCGCTGTGGTATCGGCAGCCGATGTGAATTTCGAGTTATCCGCAGGTAAAACCACATTAGCACAAGGCGAGGGTACTCAGTTAATCCTGACATTTAACGGCGACAGGAGTCTGCCTCAGCCGAAAATCCCGCCGATAGATGATTTCTCGATTAACTATATCGGCTCCTCAACAAGGATGTCAATGGTAAACGGTGTAATGACAAGCTCGGTTTCGTACAATTATTCATTGGTGCCGATGAAAAAAGGTGAATTTAAAATAGGCCCGTTTTCAGTGCAACACGATGGTAAGACTTACACATCCAATGCCATAACCCTCAACGTGACAGATGCTCAGGTAGGTTCTGCACAACCACCACCAGGCCACACTCCACAAAAATCAAAAGACGCCGGAGATATAAAAGACAGAGTATTTATAACCCTTAAACCGTCAAAAACTACTGTCTATATTAATGAAATCTTCACGGTTAAGGTTAAGCTCCATGTTAGGGATATTTCAGTAGGGGATGTTAACTTTCCACTAGTAGCTGAAAGTGGGTTATCAGTGAGTGGTTTCAATAAACCGGCTCAAAGCAGGGAGACCATAAGTGGAATAACCTATGAAACTTTGGAGTTTACGGCTACTGCCTTTGCCGCCACTGCCGCTGATTCATTAAAACTGGGGCCTGCCACTTTAGAGTGCAGTATCATGATAAAGGAAACCCGTAGGATGTTTCCCGGCGGAATATTTGACGATGACTTTTTCAACAATGTCATGGGTACGGTCAGGGCTGAACCCGTTAAGCTGAAATCCGAGGCCGTGGCTCTCAAAGTGCTGCCGCTGCCGCAGGAGGGAAAGCCGAATGGATTTAAGGGAGCAATCGGAAAGTTTGAACTAAATACCTCCGTCACACCGGAAAATGTAAAAACCGGAGACCCGGTTACTCTAAAAATGGCCTTTACCGGACATGGTAATTTTAACACCATCACAAAGCCGGAACTCTCTGAAAACGCCAACCTCAGATATTACGAACCTCAGACAAAACAGGATAAGGATTCAAAGAGTTTTGAGGAGGCTGTTATCCCACTAACTAATACTGTAACTGAGATACCGGAAATAGTTTTTTCGTTTTTTGACCCTGAGCAGAAGTCTTACAAAACAATAAGGAAAGGGCCGTTTCCGATAAAAGTAACGGCTGCGGCTGCCTCTGCTGCGGCAAGAATTGTGGAGCCCTCCACAACCGGCAAACCTTCTGCCGAGAAAGAGGTATTGGTAAAAGATGTGGTGTTTATAAAAGAGCACCCCGGCAAACTTATTAAAATAAAGGATACACAGCGACAGCTTTACCAAAATCCAGTATTTTTACTAGCCTTGATTCTGCCACTGTTAATATACACAGGGGCACTTATACACGCCAAGAGGAGCAGAGCACTACGTAACAATCCCGGATATGCCAAAGCACTACGGGCTCCTAAGCGTGCAAGAGAAGGGATAAAGCTTGCAGGAAACTATCTCAGGGCCACTAATCCAGAGGGATTTTACAACGCTGTGCACAAGACCGTTTATGAGTACTTAGGCGGTAAACTCCATCTGCCCCCAGGTGAAACAGCAGGCGATAAAATCTTCACACTGTTAGAACAAAAAGGGATTGAGACGCAGACATTACGAGAGATATTTAATGCCTGTGATATTGCAAGATATGCTAGGGCAGGCACAGAACAAATATCCGAAATGGAGAAAATATATAAACACCTTGAGGACTTTATTATCAAAATGGAAAAGGATCTGAAATGA
- a CDS encoding SH3 domain-containing protein, with the protein MPTKLCDRMQLGIIIFSLTFTVLILPSIAASDSAGNIFKKASALYMEGKYDDALKQYDSLLKEGYESGNLYYNMANCYIKKSNIGYAILYYEKAKRLIPSDADLRANHDYAVSLTKNRQTATVQSWINRQLDRVYNLFTTNGLTIFLSLLYTLITTVLTISIYNEKAKKYAGLIILTAALLLLPSSYILYERISSTEAVVVNEKAEARYEPFDKATVFFTLYEGMKVVVIDRNNHWLKVKRSDGKTGWIHNDSIGVI; encoded by the coding sequence ATGCCAACAAAGTTATGCGATAGAATGCAACTTGGTATAATTATATTTTCCCTGACCTTTACCGTCCTCATACTACCCTCCATAGCCGCATCTGATTCCGCCGGTAATATATTCAAAAAGGCATCCGCCCTTTACATGGAAGGCAAATACGATGACGCACTGAAACAATATGACAGTCTGCTCAAAGAGGGCTACGAAAGTGGCAATCTCTATTACAACATGGCCAACTGCTATATCAAAAAGAGCAATATCGGATATGCAATCCTATATTACGAAAAAGCAAAACGCCTTATCCCTTCAGATGCCGACTTGAGGGCAAACCATGACTATGCTGTTTCTTTAACAAAAAATCGCCAAACCGCCACTGTCCAATCATGGATAAACCGGCAATTGGACAGAGTTTACAATCTTTTCACTACAAACGGCCTCACCATATTCTTATCATTGCTCTATACATTGATTACAACTGTGCTCACTATTTCAATATACAATGAAAAAGCAAAGAAATATGCCGGACTGATAATATTAACGGCAGCTCTCTTACTGCTTCCGTCGTCCTACATTTTGTATGAGCGGATAAGTTCCACAGAGGCCGTAGTTGTAAATGAAAAAGCGGAGGCCAGATACGAACCTTTCGATAAGGCAACTGTTTTTTTCACCCTGTACGAGGGTATGAAAGTTGTTGTAATTGACAGAAACAACCACTGGCTCAAGGTCAAACGTTCCGATGGTAAAACCGGTTGGATACATAACGATAGTATTGGTGTTATATAA
- a CDS encoding LD-carboxypeptidase — MNNPVLPRRLQPGDTIGVVCPSNEITSQKQRDELHYGIRFFENMGFDVEAGKNLHSANPKDRAEDINGFFRRSDIKAIMSAQGGDTAERVLEFIDWRAVSENPKVFMGLSDVTVFLNAIFTQTSVITFHGGDVRYHFGRNPCEYDRAEFTERLVNGLGGKINPSGLRETIRGGKGRGRLLGGNLRCLLKLAETPFWPDFTGAILMFESHTIDERRCTEYFKILRNKGVFDKITGAVVGFVYSMEVENHNTLQMEDILLNETVDFDFPILKARDFGHGCPNTVLPIGAEIELDADKKIYEIVGKTVMM; from the coding sequence ATGAATAATCCGGTTTTACCCAGGAGGCTGCAGCCTGGGGATACAATCGGTGTTGTTTGCCCGTCAAATGAGATTACAAGCCAAAAGCAACGAGATGAGCTTCACTATGGTATCAGGTTTTTTGAAAACATGGGGTTTGACGTTGAGGCTGGAAAGAATCTTCACTCAGCAAATCCAAAAGATAGGGCGGAGGATATAAACGGTTTTTTCCGACGCTCTGATATTAAAGCGATAATGTCGGCTCAGGGTGGTGACACAGCAGAAAGAGTCCTTGAGTTTATTGACTGGAGAGCCGTAAGTGAAAATCCAAAAGTATTTATGGGGTTAAGTGATGTTACAGTGTTTTTAAATGCAATTTTTACACAGACCTCTGTTATAACATTTCACGGCGGTGATGTTAGATACCACTTTGGCAGAAATCCGTGTGAGTATGACAGGGCGGAGTTTACAGAGAGATTGGTTAACGGCCTCGGTGGTAAGATAAACCCCTCAGGCCTCAGAGAGACAATAAGAGGGGGAAAGGGTAGGGGTAGGCTTCTGGGCGGCAACCTCAGATGCCTTCTTAAACTTGCAGAGACACCGTTTTGGCCTGATTTTACCGGAGCAATTCTGATGTTTGAGTCCCATACGATTGATGAAAGACGATGCACTGAGTATTTCAAGATTTTGCGGAACAAAGGGGTCTTTGATAAAATCACTGGTGCTGTAGTAGGCTTTGTTTACTCTATGGAGGTTGAAAATCACAATACACTACAGATGGAAGATATCCTGTTAAATGAGACTGTGGATTTTGATTTCCCGATTCTAAAGGCAAGGGACTTCGGCCATGGTTGCCCAAACACGGTGTTACCTATTGGCGCAGAGATTGAACTGGATGCTGATAAAAAAATATATGAAATAGTCGGCAAGACTGTTATGATGTAG
- a CDS encoding UbiX family flavin prenyltransferase, with the protein MERKKYITAVTGASGSLLALRFIDELLKTSDVHLVISSSSFKVIKDETGNDWSMDTHRKLKEYFKSDRLFCYDEGDIYAPVLSGTFLNDGMIVIPCSMKTLSGISNGYGENLIQRAADVTIKEGRRLILVPREMPFSSIHLENMLKLSRIGVTIAPPVAAFYTKPQTIDDMINFITGKLLDNLSISHNLFKRWGS; encoded by the coding sequence ATGGAAAGAAAAAAATATATAACGGCTGTTACGGGGGCAAGCGGGTCTCTATTAGCTTTAAGGTTTATAGATGAGCTGTTAAAAACCTCGGATGTACATCTTGTGATATCCTCTTCATCATTCAAAGTGATAAAGGATGAAACCGGAAACGACTGGAGCATGGATACCCATCGTAAGTTAAAAGAATATTTTAAGAGCGACCGGTTGTTCTGTTATGATGAGGGAGATATATATGCGCCTGTGTTAAGTGGTACATTTTTAAATGACGGAATGATAGTGATTCCATGCTCTATGAAAACCCTCTCAGGTATATCAAACGGCTACGGAGAGAATTTAATTCAGAGGGCTGCCGATGTAACGATAAAAGAGGGCAGACGTTTAATCTTAGTACCCAGAGAGATGCCCTTTAGCTCAATACATCTGGAAAATATGTTGAAACTTTCCCGCATCGGCGTTACTATAGCGCCTCCGGTTGCGGCATTTTATACAAAGCCACAAACTATAGACGATATGATAAATTTCATAACAGGAAAACTTCTTGATAATCTCTCCATATCGCATAATCTGTTTAAAAGGTGGGGAAGCTGA